The Ignavibacteria bacterium genome contains the following window.
CGCATAGAATCCGGATTACTTTTTGTTCTCTCGAGAATTAAATTATAGATCACATAGAAAACGGAATCAAAAACTGTATCGTTGATATCAATTGTTTTATTGCTTAGGAGATTTTGTAAATATTGATTAGCTTTTATCATCACTCTTCTGGATTTAACAATTCGTTTTATATCATCTATCTGCTTTTGATTTGTAAGGTCAATCGGTGTGAATAACTTATCTATAATTAAAAAGATAACCCACCCAACTTCACTCCGAATAGGTTGAGTAAATTCACCCGGATTTAATGTGAAAAGATAATTTTCAACTTCTTCATCTTTTAATGAGCCAAGAGAAACTTCAAATTCACCTGCAGGAATAAATAAAAAGTCAGGAATTAGTAAAATTGAATCAAGTGGAATATTTTCTTTAAGAAGTGAATGGATTCTAAAGATCTTTACTGAGTCTTCTGAGTTAATAATTCTTGCTTGTAGTTTGAATTGAGCATTATTAATTGATTGACTAATATCTTCAGCAGAAAGTCTGACTTTATTTTCGATTTCTTCTTTGAATAGATAATCTCGCAGTAAAGCATCTTCGAGCGGTTTGATGTAAAACTTAAAATCTTCCGAATTCTGCAGACCTTTATTAATTGCATCTAAGTAAAAGAGTTTTTCTGCAATCATCGAAAGCAAAAAATCATATTTGATTGTGTCCTGATTCCATTTTGAACGATGAGAAACAAAAGGAGAAAGTTCATATCTGATTTTGAATTCACTCTCAGTGATTTTTGCGCTGCCAATTTCAGCAATAACTTTATCAGCTCTCTGGGAGATTAAATTTACTGGTAAAATTAAAAGAGATGTGAGTACGATGATTGGAATTAAATATTTCATGGTTTATTTCGCATTTGTATTGGCAATTTATAAACGAAGTTTAATAAAGAAAATGCAAAGACCTTAGCAATAAAGAAAAGAATAAGTTTTCAAATAATGTTCAATGAAATTAAAGACTTTATAAAAAACATTTTTGAAAATAAGATCGCTCGTTACTCTTTGTATTTATTTTTTTAAACCGAGTGCTTTGATGTAATTCTCATTTATGATGCAATTTTTCAATTTAATGTTTTCAATAAATTGATTTAAAATGCGTTTTACTTTTGAAATTTCTGGTCTATTATTTCTTATAAATTCATACGATACATCAAATTCATTAGCAAACTTAATTATCTCATCATATCCTTGTGGTTTTTTTATTGAAACAATTCCTCTTTCGCTTTCAAGTTTTTTGTAGGGCCAGAAACACCATCCAATATTATTCTTCTCGAGCACTTGCCTGAATTCATTTATCCATTCATTTGTATTTTCACCCGATTCGCCCATCCAGATTGGAACATTTAATTTTTCTCTAAAATCAATGTATTCTTGAATTACTTCCTGTGTTGGTGGTGTCCAATATTTATGAAAAGTGTAAATAGCTTTTGGATCAATTGGTTCAGTAAAAATGGAAAAATCGGAATCCCAGATTGCACCGCCATAAATAATGATATGATTGGTATCGACTTCGCGAATTGCTTTTGTTATTTTCTGGTAGAGAGGGACAAGCAAAGGTTTTAGTTTTTCTTTATCGAAATAGTGAGCTATCGGTTCATTTAATAAATCATAGCCAAGGATAATGGATTCATCTTTGTAAATTTCTGCAATTCGTTTCCAGATTCTTGCAGTGAGTTCTTGACTGAATTCGTCTTCAAATAAAAATGGATATCCATAACTATCATCAATATTATCACCAGTCTGTCCACCAGGTGCGCAGTGCATATCTAATATCACATAGAGATTTTCTTCTTTACACCACTTTATCACACGATCAAGCAATTCATAACCTGGACCTTTAAGTTCATAAAATGGATATTCTGTTACGAAGAGACGAAAGTTGAAAGGAATTCTGATTGAATTAAAACCGAGAGATTTAATAAAGTGAATGTCTTCTTTTGTGATGTAATTTTCTCTAAACTTTTCCCAGAAATTATTTGCTTCGGTTTCACCAACTAAAACATTGAAGAAATCATAGATAAGTCTTGGAGAGTTAATTTTTTTGAAGTGAAACATATAGCCTTCTGGCACAAGCCAGTTGCCCAAATTTATTCCCTTTAATAAGATAGGACGACCATCAAGATCGATGATGTCTTTTCCATTAACAGAAAAAAACTTTTTTTGTTGACTCAAAACCGGAAAAGAAATTAATAAAACAAATAAGAATATTATCTTACTTCTCATTTTTTTTAATCTTATTTTGTAGGACTACGCCCCTCGATGTACAGTGATGACAGAGTGGCTTTTCGATTTGAATTTTTTCAGGTTCTTGTTTGAGATATTCAATGAATTTTTTGATAAAACTTTTTATGAATTTCATTTCCAGTTTCTTTGAAACATATAATATGCCTCTCGAGGAATCCATTCGTCTAAGCCATCATTATTTGAATCTGGCAGAACACGAATTATTCCCCACCACTCTTCATTTGAATAACCATCAGGATGTTGATTTGTAGGATATCCACCGAAATCATGAGACCATGGGTCTTTATCTTTCCACCATTCATCAGTGAATTCAAAAACAGTTGCACCAATACAAACATCTTTCACTGAGAGAATTTGTTGCCAGTTAAGTGAATCGAAAACGGCTTGCATAGTTTCATATTCTTGTTTGGTTCTATTATCCAGAGCATCAATCCCGAATTCTGTAATTACGACTGGCTTAATTGTTTTAGTTTTATATTGATTAATCCTTGATGCAAGATTGTAATTGTAAAGATTCATTGCCCAGAGATCGATATAAGTCAGTGAGTTATCATCTGCATACATTGATGCATTCCCAATATTAAAAATTTCACCATTATTTATCGCGACTGGATGATATTTTTCGCCCTCAATGTTATAGGCTATTGTTGCAAGTTCCTGACATAAAGAAT
Protein-coding sequences here:
- a CDS encoding cellulase family glycosylhydrolase; this translates as MRSKIIFLFVLLISFPVLSQQKKFFSVNGKDIIDLDGRPILLKGINLGNWLVPEGYMFHFKKINSPRLIYDFFNVLVGETEANNFWEKFRENYITKEDIHFIKSLGFNSIRIPFNFRLFVTEYPFYELKGPGYELLDRVIKWCKEENLYVILDMHCAPGGQTGDNIDDSYGYPFLFEDEFSQELTARIWKRIAEIYKDESIILGYDLLNEPIAHYFDKEKLKPLLVPLYQKITKAIREVDTNHIIIYGGAIWDSDFSIFTEPIDPKAIYTFHKYWTPPTQEVIQEYIDFREKLNVPIWMGESGENTNEWINEFRQVLEKNNIGWCFWPYKKLESERGIVSIKKPQGYDEIIKFANEFDVSYEFIRNNRPEISKVKRILNQFIENIKLKNCIINENYIKALGLKK